The window GCACGTCGGGGGCACCCCGGTGACGCCCGAGATGGCCGGCCACTTCGACGCCTGCCTGGGCTGCATGGCGTGCGTGACCGCCTGCCCGTCGGGGGTGCGCTACGACCGGCTGATCGAGCAGACCAGGGCGGAGGTCGAACGGGTCCACGTGCGCGAGCCGCGGGAGCGGGCGGTGCGCGGGCTGGTGTTCTCCCTGTTCCCCTACCCGCGCCGGCTGCGGCTGCTGCGCCCTGGGCTCGGGCTGGCCGAGCGGATGCGGCCGTTCCTGGAACGGGTGCATCCGAGCCTGGGCGCGATGGCCGCGCTCGCGCCGCGCCCGGGTCCCCGGCAGCGGCTGCCGCGCCTGGTGCGGGCCCGGGGGCCGCGCCGGGCCGTGGTGGGGATGCTCACCGGGTGCGTGCAGGGTGAGTTCTTCCCGCAGGTGAACGCGGCCACGGCGCGGGTGCTGGCGCTGGAGGGCTGCGACGTGGTGATCCCCGCGGGCCAGGGCTGCTGCGGGGCGCTCAGCGTGCACTCCGGCCGCGCCGACCAGGCCAGGCGGCTGGCCCGCCGGACCGTCGCCGTCTTCCGCCGGGCGGGGGTCCGGACGGTCGTGGTGAACGCGGCCGGATGCGGGTCGTCGATGAAGGAGTACGGCGAGCTGCTCGGCGCCGACCCCGGGTTCAGGGTGGTGGACCTGTCGGAGTTCCTGGCCGAGCTGGGCCCGGCCGCCACCCGGCACCCGCTGCCGCTGACCGTGGCCTACCACGACGCCTGCCACCTGGCCCACGCGCAGGGCGTCCGGGCGCAGCCGCGCGCGCTGCTGGCCCAGATCCCGGAGCTGGAGGTGCGTGAGGTGCCCGAGGCGGCCATCTGCTGCGGTTCGGCGGGTACGTACAACATCTTCCAGCCGGAGGCGGCGCGCGACCTCGGCGACCGGAAGGCCGAGGGCGTCGCCGCGACGGGCGCCGAGGTGCTCGTGTCGGCCAACCCGGGCTGCACGATGCAGATCGCCGCCGCGATGCGGCGCGCGGGCGGGAGCATCAGGGTGGCGCACACGGCCGAGGTGCTGGACGCCTCCCTGCGCGGAGTGTCCCTGTGAGCGTGCAGTCGGTCGAGCGGGCGCTCGACGTGCTGGAGGCGCTGGCCGAGCACGGCGGCGAGGCGGCGCTGTCGGAGATCGCCGCCAGGACCGGCCTGCCGTACGGGACCATCCATCGGCTGCTGCAGACGCTGCTGACGCGCGGCTACGTGCGCCAGGAGTCCGACCGCCGCTACGCGCTGGGCGCCGGGCTGGTGCGCCTGGGCGGCGTGGCCGAGGGCATGGTGGGCACGTGGGCGCGGCCCCACCTGGCCAAGATGGTGGAGCTGTCGGGCGAGACGGCCAACCTGGCCGTGCTGGAGGGCGACTTCATCGTCTACGTGGCGCAGGTGCCGTCGCCGCGCCGGCTGCGGATGTTCGCGGAGGTGGGCAGGCGGGTGCTGCCGCACAGCACCGCCGTGGGCAAGGTGCTGCTGGCCGGCCGGGCCGCCGAGGAGGCCGTGACTCTGCTGGAGCGCACCGGCATGCCGCGACGCACCCCCAACACGATCACCGAGACCCGCGCCATGCTCGCCGAGCTGGCCCTGGTCAGGGACCGCGGCTACGCCCTCGACCTCGGCGAGGAGGAGCTGGGCGTGCACTGCCTCGCCGTACCCGTGCACGACGGCGAGCGGGTGGTGGCCGCGATGTCGGTGTCGGGGCCGGCCGAGCGGATCGACGCGGTGGACCGGGACGAGCTGGCCGAGGGCATGCGGAAGATCGCCCATGCCTTCGGCACCGAGCTGGGGCCGCCCGCCGGGCGCTGAAGGATGCGGCTCGCGGTTACGGTGGGGGCATGTGCCGAAGCATCAAGACGCTGCGCCCGCCGTACACGGAGGACGTGACCGAGGACGACGTGCGGGCGGCGGCCCTGCAGTACGTCCGCAAGATCTCCGGGTTCCGCGCGCCCGCCGCGCACAACGCCGAGGCGTTCGACCGGGCGGTGGAGACGATCGCCCGCGCGTCGGAGGAGTTGCTCGGCGCGCTGCAGGTGCGCGGAGGGCGTTGACGCGCGCGGGCCGTTGACAGGGCGGCCCGGCGGGAGAAGTCTCCGGGGTGACCGGATCTCCATCCGCAGGGGGCCGCCATGATCAGCGGGCTGTACCAGGGGCAGGACGGCGACACGCGGCTGGAGCTGCGGATCGACGTGGACGGCGGGCGGCCGACGGGCCGGGTGAGCGGCGACCTGTTCTCCGTGGCGGGGGCCACCACCGCGTACACCGGCTCGTTCGTCGTGCACGCCCCGGCCGTGCTGGCCGAGGGGAGCCGCACGCGCGTCACGGGGCGTGGCGCGTTCACCTTCGACGCCGGCACGAGTGATGTGAGCGTCACGCTCACCGCCGGGTCCGGCACCGCGAAGGTGGCCGGCCGCACCTACCGGGTGGCGTTCGTCTCGCCGCACTTCCGCCAGGTGCTGCTGGAGCAGGACGCGGTGGCGGGCACCGTGCCGTTCACCGCCTACCACACCGGCACGCTGCCCGGCCCGTCCGGCTCCGCGCCGCGGGAGCTGGGCGTGGCGGCCGCGTTCGCCGAGGCGGGGGTCGGGCTGACCGTGGCCGAGCCGGGCGTGATCCCGGTCGAGGGCGCGGGCGCCGACCTGACGTGGGACGACGCCGAGCTGCACCACGCGATGACGCAGCAGTTCAGCCGGTTCGGCGACGCGGCGGCCTGGCGGGTGTGGCTGCTGGTGGCCAGTCGGCACGTGGGCGGCTACCGGGGCATCATGTTCGACCACAACGGCGCCCACCAGCGGCAGGGCGCCGCCGTGTTCTACGACGCGATCAAGGGGGACACGCCGCAGGCGCGGCGGGCGCAGTTACGCACGTACGTGCACGAGCTCGGGCACGCCTTCAACCTGCTGCACTCCTGGCAGAAGCACCTGGCCAGGCCGCCGCAGCCGCTCGGCCCCGACGGCGGCTTCGGCGACCTGTCGTGGATGAACTACGCGCACCACTACCGGCCCGGCGGCGAGGCGGGCTACTGGGCGGCGTTCCCCTTCGCGTTCACCGAGGCCGAGCTGGTGCACCTGCGGCACGGCTTCTTCCACGACGTGGCGATGGGCGCCCACGCCTTCGGCACGGGCGCGGCCGAGGTAGAGCCGTTCGAGCCGCCGGTGGAGGACCACTCGGGGCTGCGGCTGGAGGTGCGGGCCAAGGACTGGTTCGGCTTCGGCGAGCCGGTCGTGGTCGAGCTGAAACTGTCGGTCACGGGAGAGCCGCGCACCACGCACGGCCACCTGCATCCCGACACCGAATTCACGCAGGTGGCCGTCACCCGGCCGGACGGCCGGACCGTGCTGTACCGGCCGATGCTGCGCCACTGCGCCGACTCCGCCGGCGAGGTGCGGCTCGACGCGGCGAACCCGGCCCTGTACCGCAGCGCCTACATCGGGCACGGCCGTGACGGCCACCACTTCCAGCAGCCGGGCGAGTACCACGTGCGCGCCCAGTACGCCGCCGCCGACGGCTCGCGCATCGTCTCGGCCCCGTGTCTGGTCCGGGTCCGCTACCCGGCGGGCGTCGACGACCACCGGGTGGCCGAGCTGATGCTCGGCGAGGAGCAGGGCGTGCTGTTCTCGCTGCTCGGCTCCGACTCGCCGCGGCTGCGCTCCGGCAACGAGGCGCTGGACGAGCTGATCGACCGGTACGGCGGGCACCCGCTGTCGGTGTACGCCCGGATGGTCAAGGGGCTCAACGCCGAGCGGGGCTTCAAGGCGCTCACCGTGGACCGGCGGTTGCGGGTCAGGCCGCCGGACCCCGCGCAGGGCGTCGAACTGCTCACGGCGGTGACCCGCGAGGCCGGCGCCGGCAGCCTGGTCGACAACATCACCCTGAACATGGTGCTACGCCGCCTGGCCAGGGCCGAGGCACGGCGGGGCGCCCCGGATCGGGCCCGGGCGGTGCTGGACCGGATGGTGACGCTGTTCGAGGGCAGAGGGATCAACCCGATCGTGCTCGGGCGGATCAAGCGGCAGGCGGAGCAGGCGAAGGCCGCCCTCACCGGCCCGGAGTGAGCTGCAGTGGAGCCGGAGAGAGCTTGGCGCGAACCCGGCTACCGCCCGCGCGTGACCGGGCGCCCGCCCTGGCAGGTGATGGTGACCTCGACCTCCTCGCCCTCGCCGCCCGGCTCGAACTCCACCGACGCCTCCAGGCCCGGCCCCGCCTCGACGCCGTCCACGGAGTAGCCCTGGGCGGGGCTCCACGAGCGCAGCGTCACCCGGGCTCCCTCACAGGAGGCGATCACGGTGCCGCCGGGCGTCTGGACCAGCCTGTCCACGCGCGTGACGGACGGGGTGGGGGTGGCCGGACCCGGCGAGGTCGTGCCCCGCGTGGCGGTGGGGGCCGGGGTGATCGAGGCCAGGGCGGCCCGCACCTCCTCCCCGCTGAGCACGCGGCCGGAGGTGCCGGTGAGCGCGCCGCCGAGCAGCCCGAGCACCGCCACGGCGGCGCCCGTCGCGGCGACGGCGGTGGCTGCCCAGGCCAGGACGAGTCGCTTCACCGCCCCAGCTTCCCCCATCCCGGACTAAGCCCCGGTTAAGGCGACGATAAGAACGCCGGCGCAGCCGTCGGCACCGTCTACCGTTTCCGTATATGGCTGACATCCTGCTCATCGAGGACGACGTGACGATCCGCACGGCGCTGAGCCGTGGCCTGGGCGACCTGGGCCACGCGGTGTCCTCCTCCCCCACGGCGTTCGACGGGCTGCGGCTGGCGGTCGACGGCCGTCCCGACCTCATTGTGCTGGACCTCGGCCTGCCCGATCTGGACGGCGTGGAGCTGCTGCGCATGCTGCGCGCGGTGAGCCGGGTGCCGGTGATCGTCGCGACCGCCCGCGACGGGGACGCCGAGATGGTGCCGGTGCTCGACGCCGGCGCCGACGACTACGTGGTCAAGCCGTTCAGCGCCGCGCAGCTCGACGCGCGCATCCGCGCGGTGCTGCGGCGGGCCGGCGAACCGGCCCCCGAGCAGCTGAAGGTGGGCGGGCTGCGGATCGACCCCCGGGCTCGCTCGGCCGCGCTCGACGGCACGACGCTGGACCTCACGCCGCGCGAGTTCGACGTGCTGCACTACCTCGCGGCCCGGCCGGGCGAGGTGGTGACCAAGCGGGAGCTGCTCACGGAGGTCTGGCAGCTCCCGTACGGCGGGGCCGACAAGACGGTGGACGTGCACCTGTCGTGGCTGCGCCGCAAGCTCGGTGAGACCGCCTCGGAGCCCCGCTACCTGCACACCGTCCGAGGGGTCGGCGTGAAGCTGGTCGAGCCGGCATGAGGCACTGGCTGGCGCTGCTGGTGGCGGCCACCACCTCCGTGGTGCTGATCGCGCTGCTGGTGCCGATGGCGCTGCTGATCAGGGCCGTGGCCGAGAACGGCGCGATGAGCCGCGCCACGGCGGCGGCGGAGTCCGTGAACGTCGCCGTCGGCACTCCGGACCTGGAGCTGGCGGTGCAGCACGTGGCGCGCCCGGTGACGGTGTTCCTGCCGGACGGGCGGACGCTCGGCGCCCCGGCTCCCCGTTCGGACGCGGTACGGCTGGCGGCTACGGGCCGCAGCGTGACCGCGGAGGCGCCCGGCGGCAGGGAGGTGCTGTCGTCGGCCCAGTCCGCCGACGGCACCGTGGTGATCCGCGTGTTCGTCGGTGACGCCGAGCTGGCCCGCGGCGTGCGGGAGGCGTGGGGGGCGCTGCTGGCGCTCGGGCTCGCGCTGGTGGTGCTCGGCATCCTGCTGGCCGACCGGCTCGCGCTGGCCGTGACCAGGCCCGTCGACGGGCTGGCCCGCGTCTCGCACCGGCTGGCGGGCGGCGACCTCGCCGCGCGGGCGGAGCCGGGCGGGCCGCCCGAGGTGCGTTCGGTGGCACTGGCCCTGAACCATCTCGCCGGCCGGATCGGCGACCTGCTCGCCGCCGAGCGCGAGTCGGCGGCGGACCTGTCGCACCGGCTGCGCACGCCGCTGACCGGGTTGCGGCTGGACGCCGAGTCGCTGCGCGACCCCGAGGAGGCGGCCCGCGTGGGCGCTCGGGTGGACGCGCTCGAACGGGCCGTGAGCGCCGTCATCACCGACGCCCGCCGCCGCACGGCTGACCGGGCGAGCTGCGACGCCGCCGCGGTCGTGCGGGACCGGGTGCGCTTCTGGTCGGTGCTGGCCGAGGACCAGGGCCGGGAGGTCACCGTCTCCCTGCCCGCCGGGGAGTTGCCCGTGGCCGTGGGCGAGGGCGACCTGGCGGCGTGCGTGGACGCGCTGCTGGGCAACGTCTTCGCGCACACGCCCGAGGAGGTGCCGTTCTCCGTGCGGCTGGAGCGGCGGCCCGGCGGCGCGGGGCTGACCGTGAGCGACGCGGGGCCGGGGTTCGACGCGACCCTGCTGCGGAGGGGCGGCAGCGGCGGCGGCTCGACGGGCCTCGGCCTGGACATCGCCCGCCGTACCGCCGAGTCGTCGGGCGGCTCCCTGACCGTCTCCAGCGCCCCGGAAGGCGGCGCGGTCGTGGAGCTCGTGCTCTGCGTGCCGGAGGCGGACGGCTCTTAGAAGGCATCTGACCCAGCTTCTGGCCCGCCTGCCGCTCCGATACGGACAGATCATGACGTAACAAGGGCAGATGCGCTCCAAGCTGTCCGTCCCCCACGTTCGAGCGTCGAGACGGCGTCAAGCGTCACGGACGAAGTTCGCGCAATCCGGACATTCGTCGAGATACCGGTGTCGGCACTCGACGGCGTGCCGCAGGAAAGTGATGGCCTGCTGTCTGCTGAGGATCTCGTTCTCGAGTGCAGCGATCTTCGCCCGTACAACGGCCTGCGCCGTCGACTTCTTCGGCGCCATGGCGGCGACGACTTCCGGCAACGACAGTCCGACGCGCCGCAGTTTCAGC is drawn from Nonomuraea muscovyensis and contains these coding sequences:
- a CDS encoding (Fe-S)-binding protein produces the protein MDPELIDDCVHCGFCLPSCPTYVLWGEEMDSPRGRIHLMGQHVGGTPVTPEMAGHFDACLGCMACVTACPSGVRYDRLIEQTRAEVERVHVREPRERAVRGLVFSLFPYPRRLRLLRPGLGLAERMRPFLERVHPSLGAMAALAPRPGPRQRLPRLVRARGPRRAVVGMLTGCVQGEFFPQVNAATARVLALEGCDVVIPAGQGCCGALSVHSGRADQARRLARRTVAVFRRAGVRTVVVNAAGCGSSMKEYGELLGADPGFRVVDLSEFLAELGPAATRHPLPLTVAYHDACHLAHAQGVRAQPRALLAQIPELEVREVPEAAICCGSAGTYNIFQPEAARDLGDRKAEGVAATGAEVLVSANPGCTMQIAAAMRRAGGSIRVAHTAEVLDASLRGVSL
- a CDS encoding IclR family transcriptional regulator — its product is MQSVERALDVLEALAEHGGEAALSEIAARTGLPYGTIHRLLQTLLTRGYVRQESDRRYALGAGLVRLGGVAEGMVGTWARPHLAKMVELSGETANLAVLEGDFIVYVAQVPSPRRLRMFAEVGRRVLPHSTAVGKVLLAGRAAEEAVTLLERTGMPRRTPNTITETRAMLAELALVRDRGYALDLGEEELGVHCLAVPVHDGERVVAAMSVSGPAERIDAVDRDELAEGMRKIAHAFGTELGPPAGR
- a CDS encoding DUF2277 domain-containing protein codes for the protein MCRSIKTLRPPYTEDVTEDDVRAAALQYVRKISGFRAPAAHNAEAFDRAVETIARASEELLGALQVRGGR
- a CDS encoding septum formation initiator produces the protein MKRLVLAWAATAVAATGAAVAVLGLLGGALTGTSGRVLSGEEVRAALASITPAPTATRGTTSPGPATPTPSVTRVDRLVQTPGGTVIASCEGARVTLRSWSPAQGYSVDGVEAGPGLEASVEFEPGGEGEEVEVTITCQGGRPVTRGR
- a CDS encoding response regulator transcription factor produces the protein MADILLIEDDVTIRTALSRGLGDLGHAVSSSPTAFDGLRLAVDGRPDLIVLDLGLPDLDGVELLRMLRAVSRVPVIVATARDGDAEMVPVLDAGADDYVVKPFSAAQLDARIRAVLRRAGEPAPEQLKVGGLRIDPRARSAALDGTTLDLTPREFDVLHYLAARPGEVVTKRELLTEVWQLPYGGADKTVDVHLSWLRRKLGETASEPRYLHTVRGVGVKLVEPA
- a CDS encoding sensor histidine kinase, with protein sequence MRHWLALLVAATTSVVLIALLVPMALLIRAVAENGAMSRATAAAESVNVAVGTPDLELAVQHVARPVTVFLPDGRTLGAPAPRSDAVRLAATGRSVTAEAPGGREVLSSAQSADGTVVIRVFVGDAELARGVREAWGALLALGLALVVLGILLADRLALAVTRPVDGLARVSHRLAGGDLAARAEPGGPPEVRSVALALNHLAGRIGDLLAAERESAADLSHRLRTPLTGLRLDAESLRDPEEAARVGARVDALERAVSAVITDARRRTADRASCDAAAVVRDRVRFWSVLAEDQGREVTVSLPAGELPVAVGEGDLAACVDALLGNVFAHTPEEVPFSVRLERRPGGAGLTVSDAGPGFDATLLRRGGSGGGSTGLGLDIARRTAESSGGSLTVSSAPEGGAVVELVLCVPEADGS
- a CDS encoding MerR family transcriptional regulator, whose protein sequence is MAAELGIEAHVLRHWEHEGALTVRRDDNGYRLYDDNAVEQARTVLKLRRVGLSLPEVVAAMAPKKSTAQAVVRAKIAALENEILSRQQAITFLRHAVECRHRYLDECPDCANFVRDA